One part of the Anaeromyxobacter sp. Fw109-5 genome encodes these proteins:
- a CDS encoding lysophospholipid acyltransferase family protein translates to MWFWRRTPVTQQAAPAIDRALVDGTLVPLVERLVRLGWFSFEVEGVEHVPRAGRVVFAPNHAGWFPLDAFFLALAVRRALGAEATPYFAAADAALAAPVLGRFLSRVGALPASSFRRPERLPPEIRTVGVFPEGVDGNTKPFWEAYRMRPWKRGFVRVAAALDAPIVPVAILGGEESLPVAWTVRFLEPLLGSSVGLPVFALPLPARWKVVFHPPVTVGARGRAALVDSEYSSAVARAVQGTVQDTLDRAAANRTLAQVASLVAIARGAHLPARESEAPVESVPQRRPAARDRRARAATGRARAPSRHAGHPARSSP, encoded by the coding sequence ATGTGGTTCTGGCGTCGCACGCCGGTCACGCAACAGGCCGCACCGGCCATCGATCGCGCGCTCGTGGACGGGACGCTCGTGCCGCTCGTCGAGCGTCTCGTCCGGCTCGGCTGGTTCTCGTTCGAGGTGGAGGGCGTGGAGCACGTGCCGCGCGCCGGGCGGGTCGTGTTCGCGCCCAACCACGCGGGCTGGTTCCCGCTGGATGCGTTCTTCCTCGCGCTCGCCGTGCGCCGCGCCCTCGGCGCCGAGGCGACGCCGTACTTCGCCGCCGCGGACGCCGCGCTCGCGGCGCCGGTGCTGGGGAGGTTCCTGAGCCGCGTGGGCGCCCTCCCGGCCTCGTCCTTCCGGCGCCCGGAGCGGCTTCCCCCCGAGATCCGTACCGTGGGGGTGTTCCCGGAGGGCGTCGACGGCAACACCAAGCCGTTCTGGGAGGCGTACCGGATGCGCCCGTGGAAACGCGGGTTCGTGCGGGTCGCCGCCGCGCTCGACGCGCCCATCGTCCCGGTCGCGATCCTCGGCGGCGAGGAGAGCCTGCCGGTCGCCTGGACCGTGCGCTTCCTCGAGCCGCTCCTCGGCTCGAGCGTCGGCCTGCCGGTGTTCGCGCTGCCGCTGCCGGCTCGCTGGAAGGTGGTGTTTCACCCTCCGGTGACGGTGGGGGCGCGCGGGCGCGCGGCCCTCGTCGACTCCGAGTACAGCAGCGCAGTCGCCCGCGCCGTGCAGGGCACCGTGCAGGACACGCTCGATCGCGCCGCGGCGAACCGGACGCTCGCGCAGGTGGCCTCGCTGGTCGCGATCGCGCGCGGCGCTCACCTGCCGGCGCGCGAGAGCGAGGCGCCGGTCGAGAGCGTCCCGCAGCGCCGGCCGGCGGCGCGCGACCGGCGCGCGCGCGCGGCCACCGGGCGGGCGCGCGCGCCGTCGCGACACGCCGGTCACCCGGCGCGCAGCTCTCCGTAG
- a CDS encoding DUF4112 domain-containing protein: protein MARPSREKGEYTRQGRASLATAHVDSRIGGGAGRATGPRLREVRLIARWLDEAFRVPGTELRIGLDPLVGLLPGVGDVVTSLASAYVLVAAWRLGAPAVLVARMGLNLALDALVGAVPLLGDLFDAGFKANLRNARLLEEWVAAPGEARRASGLLVAAVLLGALVVVASVAFVAWRLAAWAYGELRAG, encoded by the coding sequence ATGGCCCGTCCGTCGAGAGAGAAGGGCGAGTATACACGGCAGGGGCGCGCGTCCCTGGCCACCGCTCACGTCGATTCTAGAATCGGCGGCGGCGCCGGCCGGGCGACCGGCCCGCGGCTGCGCGAGGTCCGGCTCATCGCGCGCTGGCTCGACGAGGCGTTCCGCGTCCCCGGCACGGAGCTGCGCATCGGCCTCGATCCGCTCGTGGGCCTGCTCCCGGGCGTCGGCGACGTCGTCACGTCGCTCGCGAGCGCCTACGTGCTCGTCGCGGCCTGGCGGCTCGGCGCGCCCGCCGTGCTCGTCGCGCGGATGGGGCTGAACCTCGCGCTGGACGCGCTCGTGGGCGCGGTCCCGCTGCTCGGCGATCTGTTCGACGCAGGGTTCAAGGCGAACCTGCGCAACGCGCGGCTGCTCGAGGAGTGGGTCGCCGCGCCGGGCGAGGCGCGGCGGGCGAGTGGCCTGCTCGTCGCGGCGGTGCTGCTCGGAGCGCTCGTCGTCGTCGCGTCGGTCGCGTTCGTCGCGTGGCGCCTCGCGGCGTGGGCCTACGGAGAGCTGCGCGCCGGGTGA
- the cimA gene encoding citramalate synthase — protein MIQIYDTTLRDGTQREGISLSCEDKLRIARRLDELGVAFIEGGWPGSNPKDAEFFERARELPWRRAAIAAFGSTCRVGGVPEDDANLRALVDSGAPVCTVVGKTWTLHVTDVLRASLDENLRIIEQSLAWLRERGRRVVYDAEHFFDGWRADPAYALATLEAAARGGAETLVLCDTNGGSLPWQIAETVRAVRAKVKTPLGIHAHNDSETAVANSLAAVHEGAAHVQGTINGYGERCGNANLCSVMPAIELKLGLRCLPEGHLQSLAELSHFVAEVANLAPDEHLPYVGRSAFAHKGGIHVAAMRRNAASYQHVVPELVGNQMRVVVSELSGRGNLLSKAEELGLAAGAGVADVLEEIKALEARGFSFEAAEASVALMMKRQDPKYRPPFHLVDFLVNVEHREGRGLFSEAMVKVRVDGEVLHTAAEGDGPVDALDAALRKALLPRYPRVAELHLIDYKVRILDGKNGTAAVTRVLVDTQDGTRRWSTVGASPNIIEASWRAIVDALEYGLTVAAENGGSEA, from the coding sequence ATGATCCAGATCTACGACACGACGCTGCGCGACGGCACCCAGCGCGAGGGCATCTCGCTCTCGTGCGAGGACAAGCTCCGGATCGCGCGCCGCCTCGACGAGCTCGGCGTCGCGTTCATCGAGGGCGGATGGCCGGGCTCGAACCCGAAGGACGCCGAGTTCTTCGAGCGCGCCCGCGAGCTGCCGTGGCGCCGCGCCGCCATCGCCGCCTTCGGCTCCACGTGCCGGGTGGGCGGCGTCCCCGAGGACGACGCCAACCTGCGCGCGCTCGTCGACTCCGGCGCGCCGGTCTGCACCGTCGTGGGGAAGACCTGGACGCTGCACGTGACCGACGTGCTGCGCGCGAGCCTCGACGAGAACCTGCGCATCATCGAGCAGAGCCTCGCCTGGCTGCGCGAGCGGGGTCGCCGCGTGGTGTACGACGCGGAGCACTTCTTCGACGGCTGGCGGGCCGACCCGGCGTACGCGCTCGCCACGCTCGAGGCGGCCGCCCGCGGCGGCGCCGAGACGCTCGTGCTGTGCGACACCAACGGCGGCTCGCTCCCCTGGCAGATCGCGGAGACCGTCCGCGCGGTGCGGGCCAAGGTGAAGACCCCGCTCGGAATCCACGCGCACAACGACTCCGAGACCGCGGTCGCGAACTCGCTCGCCGCCGTCCACGAGGGCGCGGCCCACGTGCAGGGCACCATCAACGGGTACGGCGAGCGCTGCGGCAACGCGAACCTGTGCTCGGTGATGCCCGCGATCGAGCTGAAGCTCGGGCTGCGCTGCCTGCCGGAGGGCCACCTCCAGTCGCTCGCGGAGCTCTCGCACTTCGTGGCGGAGGTCGCGAACCTCGCGCCGGACGAGCACCTGCCCTACGTCGGCCGATCCGCCTTCGCCCACAAGGGCGGCATCCACGTCGCGGCCATGCGGCGCAACGCCGCCTCGTACCAGCACGTCGTGCCGGAGCTCGTCGGGAACCAGATGCGCGTCGTCGTCTCCGAGCTCTCCGGCCGCGGCAACCTGCTCTCGAAGGCCGAGGAGCTGGGGCTCGCCGCGGGCGCCGGCGTCGCCGACGTGCTCGAGGAGATCAAGGCCCTCGAGGCGCGGGGCTTCTCGTTCGAGGCGGCCGAGGCGTCCGTGGCGTTGATGATGAAGCGGCAGGATCCGAAGTACCGCCCGCCCTTCCACCTCGTGGACTTCCTCGTGAACGTGGAGCACCGCGAGGGCCGGGGGCTCTTCTCCGAGGCGATGGTGAAGGTCCGCGTGGACGGGGAGGTCCTGCACACCGCCGCCGAGGGCGACGGCCCGGTCGACGCGCTCGACGCCGCCTTGCGCAAGGCGCTCCTGCCGCGCTACCCGCGCGTCGCCGAGCTGCACCTCATCGACTACAAGGTCCGCATCCTGGACGGGAAGAACGGCACCGCGGCGGTCACGCGCGTGCTCGTGGACACGCAGGACGGCACGCGCCGCTGGAGCACGGTGGGCGCGTCGCCGAACATCATCGAGGCGAGCTGGCGCGCCATCGTGGACGCCCTGGAGTACGGGCTCACGGTCGCCGCCGAGAACGGAGGGAGCGAAGCGTGA
- the leuB gene encoding 3-isopropylmalate dehydrogenase — protein sequence MRAKIVVLPGDGIGPEVTAEAIRVLQAVAKKGGHTFELSEHLMGGCSIDRHGTALTPEVLAACQASSAVLLGAVGGPKWDDPAAKVRPEQGLLALRKGLGVFANLRPVRVHPALVDASPLKPDRLAGVDLLVIRELTGGLYFGQPKGREEKDGHVRAVDTLEYHDYEVRRVVELAFKLARGRRRKVTSVDKANVLESSRLWRQVTTAIGAANPDVALDHMLVDTAAMRLVTSPASLDVVVTENMFGDILTDEASVLAGSMGMLPSASVGAGGPGLYEPIHGSAPDIAGQGIANPLGTILSAAMMLRHSLGLEAEAAAIEKAADAAVTEGARTRDLGGSLSTGAMADEVLRRLGT from the coding sequence GTGAGAGCGAAGATCGTGGTGCTGCCCGGTGACGGCATCGGGCCGGAGGTGACCGCGGAGGCCATCCGCGTGCTGCAGGCGGTGGCGAAGAAGGGCGGCCACACCTTCGAGCTCTCGGAGCACCTCATGGGAGGGTGCTCCATCGACCGGCACGGGACGGCGCTCACGCCGGAGGTGCTCGCCGCCTGCCAGGCGTCGAGCGCGGTGCTGCTGGGCGCGGTGGGCGGGCCGAAGTGGGACGACCCCGCGGCGAAGGTCCGCCCGGAGCAGGGCCTCCTCGCGCTGCGCAAGGGGCTCGGCGTCTTCGCGAACCTCCGCCCGGTGCGCGTGCACCCGGCGCTCGTGGACGCCTCCCCGCTGAAGCCCGACCGGCTCGCCGGCGTGGATCTGCTGGTCATCCGCGAGCTCACGGGCGGCCTCTACTTCGGCCAGCCGAAGGGGCGCGAGGAGAAGGACGGCCACGTGCGCGCGGTGGACACGCTCGAGTACCACGACTACGAGGTCCGCCGCGTCGTCGAGCTCGCGTTCAAGCTCGCGCGCGGGCGGCGTCGCAAGGTCACCTCGGTCGACAAGGCCAACGTGCTCGAGTCCTCGCGGCTGTGGCGGCAGGTGACGACCGCGATCGGCGCGGCGAACCCCGACGTCGCGCTCGACCACATGCTGGTGGACACCGCGGCGATGCGCCTCGTGACCAGCCCGGCGTCGCTCGACGTCGTCGTCACCGAGAACATGTTCGGCGACATCCTCACGGACGAGGCGTCCGTGCTCGCGGGCTCGATGGGCATGCTCCCGTCGGCCTCGGTGGGCGCCGGCGGCCCGGGGCTCTACGAGCCGATCCACGGCTCCGCCCCGGACATCGCCGGGCAGGGGATCGCGAACCCGCTCGGCACCATCCTCTCCGCCGCGATGATGCTCCGTCACTCGCTCGGCCTCGAGGCCGAGGCGGCGGCGATCGAGAAGGCGGCCGACGCCGCGGTCACCGAGGGTGCGCGCACCCGCGACCTCGGCGGGTCCCTGTCCACCGGCGCCATGGCGGACGAGGTGCTGCGGCGGCTGGGGACGTAG
- a CDS encoding M48 family metalloprotease, which translates to MIPRSPARPLLALPLVALALAACARNPVTGKRELSFVSEDQEIALGKQSAEQIKAQMGVYPDEKVQAYVRDIGTRMAKGSERPDLPWQFTVLDDPTVNAFALPGGPVFITRGILTHFNSEAELASVLGHEIGHITARHSVEQISKQQLAQLGLGVGMILSPEVAQLGQAAAAGLQLLFLKYGRDAERQSDQLGFKYMGQQGYDVREMANVFVTLERASAAQGAGRVPEWASTHPDPGNRAETARERAAKASIPANAKVEHERYLQMLGGMVFGDDPRQGFFKGDLFLHPAMKFQMRFPQGWKAQNTPSAVIAVSPKEDGALQLASAGKLSPEEATKKFFQQEGVKPLQAPQTGTVGGQPASAAYFQAQTEQGVLNGIVSFVSHGGLTFQLVGFAPAQAFSSHDAAFKQAISSFGPLTDKAAEGVQPAKIELVRVPRDMTVTEFNAQFPSTVPVEQVAIVNGVDKDGRLRGGQTAKRITGGVPTKLLQQQQPRS; encoded by the coding sequence ATGATCCCTCGCTCGCCCGCTCGCCCGCTGCTCGCCCTCCCACTCGTCGCCCTCGCGCTCGCCGCCTGCGCGCGCAACCCGGTCACCGGGAAGCGCGAGCTCTCCTTCGTCTCCGAGGACCAGGAGATCGCCCTCGGCAAGCAGTCCGCCGAGCAGATCAAGGCGCAGATGGGCGTCTATCCGGACGAGAAGGTCCAGGCGTACGTGCGGGACATCGGCACGCGCATGGCGAAGGGGTCGGAGCGGCCGGACCTGCCGTGGCAGTTCACCGTGCTGGACGATCCGACGGTGAACGCCTTCGCCCTGCCGGGCGGCCCGGTGTTCATCACCCGCGGCATCCTCACGCACTTCAACTCGGAGGCGGAGCTCGCGAGCGTGCTCGGCCACGAGATCGGCCACATCACGGCGCGTCACTCGGTCGAGCAGATCTCGAAGCAGCAGCTCGCCCAGCTCGGCCTGGGCGTCGGCATGATCCTGTCGCCGGAGGTCGCACAGCTCGGCCAGGCCGCCGCGGCCGGGCTGCAGCTCCTCTTCCTCAAGTACGGGCGCGACGCCGAGCGGCAGTCGGATCAGCTCGGCTTCAAGTACATGGGGCAGCAAGGGTACGACGTGCGCGAGATGGCGAACGTGTTCGTCACCCTCGAGCGGGCGAGCGCGGCGCAGGGCGCGGGGCGCGTGCCGGAGTGGGCCTCCACGCACCCCGACCCCGGGAACCGCGCCGAGACCGCGCGCGAGCGGGCCGCGAAGGCGAGCATCCCCGCGAACGCCAAGGTCGAGCACGAGCGCTACCTCCAGATGCTCGGCGGCATGGTGTTCGGGGACGACCCGCGGCAGGGGTTCTTCAAGGGCGACCTGTTCCTCCACCCCGCCATGAAGTTCCAGATGCGGTTCCCCCAGGGCTGGAAGGCGCAGAACACCCCGAGCGCGGTGATCGCCGTGAGCCCGAAGGAGGACGGGGCGCTCCAGCTCGCGAGCGCCGGCAAGCTCTCGCCGGAGGAGGCGACGAAGAAGTTCTTCCAGCAGGAAGGGGTGAAGCCCCTCCAGGCGCCGCAGACCGGGACCGTGGGCGGCCAGCCCGCGTCGGCCGCCTACTTCCAGGCGCAGACCGAGCAGGGGGTGCTGAACGGCATCGTGTCGTTCGTCTCCCACGGCGGCCTCACGTTCCAGCTGGTCGGCTTCGCGCCCGCCCAGGCCTTCTCCTCCCACGACGCCGCCTTCAAGCAGGCCATCTCGAGCTTCGGCCCGCTCACCGACAAGGCCGCCGAGGGCGTCCAGCCTGCGAAGATCGAGCTCGTGCGCGTCCCGCGCGACATGACCGTCACCGAGTTCAACGCGCAGTTCCCGTCCACGGTCCCGGTCGAGCAGGTCGCCATCGTGAACGGCGTCGACAAGGACGGGCGGCTCCGCGGTGGCCAGACCGCGAAGCGGATCACGGGCGGCGTGCCGACGAAGCTGCTGCAGCAGCAGCAGCCGCGCTCGTGA
- a CDS encoding aldo/keto reductase: MSPERVAPAPVLRLAVGTAAIGRPAYITPGRAEDLAGARSPEGLRARAHAILDAAWEAGIRWIDAARSYGDAEAFVRSWLDARGRAPGEVIVSSKWGYRYVGGWRLDAERHEVKDHSLAALEAQLAESRALLGPHLALYQLHSATLETGVLEDAAVLDALARLRDGGVRVGVTVSGAEQPEVVRRALAVTRGGAPLFASVQATWNLLERGCEDALREAHAAGRTVMVKEALANGRLAARGDAARSGPLGEVARARGATPDAVALSAALAQPFADVVLLGPATVAQLRSNLAAASLALAPDELATLAPLVEPSEAYWRRRARLAWT, encoded by the coding sequence ATGAGCCCCGAGCGCGTCGCCCCGGCTCCCGTCCTCCGCCTCGCCGTCGGCACCGCGGCGATCGGCCGCCCCGCGTACATCACCCCCGGGCGCGCGGAGGATCTCGCCGGCGCTCGCAGCCCCGAGGGGCTCCGCGCGCGCGCGCACGCGATCCTCGACGCGGCCTGGGAGGCGGGGATCCGCTGGATCGACGCCGCGCGCTCGTACGGCGACGCCGAGGCGTTCGTGCGGTCGTGGCTCGACGCGCGCGGCCGGGCGCCGGGCGAGGTGATCGTGTCCTCGAAGTGGGGCTACCGCTACGTGGGCGGCTGGCGCCTCGACGCCGAGCGGCACGAGGTGAAGGACCACTCGCTCGCCGCTCTCGAGGCCCAGCTCGCCGAGTCCCGCGCCCTCCTCGGGCCCCACCTCGCCCTGTACCAGCTCCACTCCGCCACGCTCGAGACCGGCGTGCTCGAGGACGCCGCCGTGCTCGACGCGCTGGCGCGCCTGCGCGACGGGGGCGTGCGGGTGGGCGTCACCGTCAGCGGCGCCGAGCAGCCGGAGGTCGTCCGGCGGGCGCTCGCCGTGACGCGCGGCGGCGCGCCGCTCTTCGCCAGCGTCCAGGCCACCTGGAACCTGCTGGAGCGCGGCTGCGAGGACGCGCTCCGCGAGGCGCACGCCGCCGGCAGGACGGTGATGGTGAAGGAGGCGCTCGCGAACGGGCGGCTCGCCGCCCGCGGAGACGCCGCGCGCTCCGGCCCGCTCGGCGAGGTCGCGCGCGCCCGCGGTGCCACGCCCGACGCCGTGGCGCTGTCCGCGGCGCTGGCCCAGCCCTTCGCAGACGTCGTGCTGCTCGGCCCTGCGACGGTGGCGCAGCTCCGCTCGAACCTGGCGGCGGCGAGCCTCGCCCTCGCGCCCGACGAGCTCGCCACCCTCGCTCCGCTCGTGGAGCCCAGCGAGGCTTACTGGCGGCGGCGCGCGCGACTCGCCTGGACCTGA
- the fusA gene encoding elongation factor G, with product MTSAGPRPAAGERRIRAIRNIGIMAHIDAGKTTLTERLLFVAGRTHKMGEVHDGLAVMDWMELERERGITITSAVTSFEWRGHELHLIDTPGHVDFTIEVERSLRVLDGAVAVFDAAHGVEPQSETVWRQADRYRVPRIAFANKMDRVGADLGLTLASMHRRFPDQVIAAVQRPLGAEAEFVGFEDLVGRRTLRFTDPDDPRAIAETQGLSPEGEAERQALVERLADVDDAMAEAVLADAPVDEEALRAAIRRATLTGRFVPVLCGSALRNKGIPQVLDAVCDYLPSPLDVPPVRGEDPRSGEEVVRAADEGAPLVALAFKVSLLDERRRHVFLRVYSGRIAEGDTVWNANLRKHEKVARVLLMHAVQKKRVPALGAGQIFAVTGLKETRTGDTLSDPGHPVVLERLSAYEPVISQAIEAASLSDRDALLEALARIADEDPSFRSGEDPDTGQLIVSGMGELHLEVVAERLRREFGLQVRTGQPQVLMRETLTAAAEATAAFERKTEELELFGEVTVRVGPLPRGGGFRFRVDPAAEALPFLRPELRAAVEQGAREAGEAGVLEGYPLQDVEVVLAGASWREGSSKPMAYKVAAADAVREAAARARPVMLEPVMRVEIVAPGEHLGALIGSLDQRKGTILDVAERGAATKAIQAEAPLRRMFGYATELRSLTQGRAVFTMRFDRFDAVA from the coding sequence ATGACGAGCGCGGGGCCGAGACCGGCGGCGGGGGAGCGGCGCATCCGCGCCATCCGCAACATCGGCATCATGGCCCACATCGACGCGGGCAAGACGACCCTCACCGAGCGGCTCCTGTTCGTCGCGGGCCGCACGCACAAGATGGGCGAGGTGCACGACGGCCTGGCCGTGATGGACTGGATGGAGCTCGAGCGCGAGCGCGGGATCACCATCACCTCCGCGGTGACCAGCTTCGAGTGGCGCGGTCACGAGCTGCACCTCATCGACACGCCCGGCCACGTGGACTTCACCATCGAGGTGGAGCGCAGCCTGCGCGTCCTCGACGGCGCGGTGGCGGTGTTCGACGCCGCGCACGGCGTCGAGCCGCAGAGCGAGACGGTCTGGCGGCAGGCGGATCGCTACCGCGTCCCGCGCATCGCCTTCGCGAACAAGATGGACCGCGTCGGCGCCGACCTCGGCCTCACGCTCGCGTCGATGCACCGGCGCTTCCCGGACCAGGTGATCGCGGCGGTGCAGCGCCCGCTGGGCGCCGAGGCGGAGTTCGTGGGGTTCGAGGACCTCGTGGGCCGCCGCACGCTGCGCTTCACGGATCCGGACGATCCCCGCGCGATCGCGGAGACGCAGGGGCTCTCGCCCGAGGGCGAGGCCGAGCGGCAGGCGCTCGTCGAGCGCCTCGCCGACGTCGACGACGCCATGGCCGAGGCGGTGCTGGCCGACGCCCCGGTGGACGAGGAGGCGCTCCGGGCCGCGATCCGGCGCGCGACGCTCACCGGCCGCTTCGTGCCCGTGCTGTGCGGCTCCGCGCTGCGCAACAAGGGCATCCCCCAGGTGCTCGACGCCGTCTGCGACTACCTGCCCTCCCCGCTGGACGTGCCGCCGGTGCGCGGCGAGGACCCGCGCAGCGGCGAGGAGGTGGTCCGCGCCGCGGACGAGGGGGCGCCGCTCGTGGCGCTCGCCTTCAAGGTGTCGCTCCTCGACGAGCGGCGGCGCCACGTCTTCCTGCGCGTGTACTCAGGCAGGATCGCCGAGGGCGACACGGTCTGGAACGCCAACCTGCGCAAGCACGAGAAGGTCGCGCGCGTGCTGCTCATGCACGCCGTGCAGAAGAAGCGCGTGCCGGCCCTGGGCGCCGGCCAGATCTTCGCCGTCACCGGGCTGAAGGAGACGCGCACCGGCGACACGCTCTCGGACCCGGGCCACCCGGTCGTGCTGGAGCGGCTCTCCGCCTACGAGCCGGTCATCTCCCAGGCGATCGAGGCCGCCTCGCTCTCGGATCGCGACGCGCTGCTCGAGGCGCTCGCGCGCATCGCGGACGAGGACCCGAGCTTCCGCTCGGGCGAGGACCCCGACACGGGCCAGCTCATCGTCTCGGGGATGGGCGAGCTGCACCTCGAGGTGGTGGCCGAGCGCCTGCGGCGGGAGTTCGGCCTCCAGGTGCGCACCGGGCAGCCGCAGGTGCTCATGCGCGAGACGCTCACCGCCGCCGCCGAGGCGACGGCCGCGTTCGAGCGCAAGACCGAGGAGCTGGAGCTGTTCGGAGAGGTGACGGTGCGCGTCGGGCCGCTGCCGCGCGGCGGCGGGTTCCGCTTCCGCGTCGATCCTGCCGCCGAGGCCCTCCCGTTCCTCAGGCCCGAGCTCCGCGCCGCCGTGGAGCAGGGGGCGCGCGAGGCGGGCGAGGCCGGCGTGCTCGAGGGCTATCCGCTGCAGGACGTCGAGGTGGTGCTCGCCGGCGCGAGCTGGCGGGAGGGCAGCTCGAAGCCCATGGCGTACAAGGTGGCCGCGGCCGACGCGGTCCGCGAGGCCGCGGCGCGCGCCCGGCCGGTGATGCTCGAGCCGGTGATGCGCGTCGAGATCGTGGCGCCCGGCGAGCACCTCGGCGCGCTCATCGGGAGCCTCGACCAGCGCAAGGGCACCATCCTCGACGTGGCGGAGCGCGGCGCGGCGACGAAGGCCATCCAGGCCGAGGCGCCGCTGCGGCGGATGTTCGGTTACGCGACGGAGCTGCGCTCGCTCACTCAGGGGCGAGCCGTGTTCACCATGCGCTTCGACCGCTTCGACGCGGTGGCGTGA
- a CDS encoding outer membrane beta-barrel protein, with the protein MRGRGSRVAGLTVVLLACAQSARAQEVPRTVATDEVSAQGLRVGGLAGFDLTDGETGLGLRVDGELPIQALGPRIDLSAVGSVGYTRFSESASTGVGDYSQSTNILRLVPAARFSMPLAPRLGVYGDAGLGLYWARTSVETPFGDASADGVGVTMRFAAGSGYDVTEALRLGGELAWNPYLGDFSSDTFSVLASLTYRL; encoded by the coding sequence ATGAGAGGACGCGGTTCGCGCGTCGCCGGCCTGACGGTGGTGCTCCTCGCCTGCGCGCAGTCCGCGCGGGCGCAGGAGGTGCCGCGCACGGTAGCGACGGACGAGGTCTCAGCCCAGGGGCTGCGGGTCGGAGGACTCGCCGGCTTCGATCTCACGGACGGCGAGACGGGCCTCGGCCTCCGCGTCGACGGCGAGCTGCCGATCCAGGCGCTCGGTCCGAGGATCGATCTGAGCGCCGTCGGCTCGGTCGGCTACACGCGCTTCTCCGAGTCGGCCTCGACCGGCGTCGGGGACTACTCCCAGTCCACGAACATCCTGAGGCTCGTCCCGGCGGCCCGCTTCTCGATGCCGCTCGCGCCCCGCCTCGGCGTCTACGGCGACGCGGGGCTCGGACTGTACTGGGCGCGCACCTCCGTCGAGACGCCGTTCGGCGACGCCTCGGCCGACGGGGTGGGGGTGACGATGCGCTTCGCCGCCGGCAGCGGCTACGACGTGACCGAGGCGCTGCGCCTCGGAGGCGAGCTCGCCTGGAACCCGTACCTCGGCGACTTCTCCAGCGACACCTTCTCCGTGCTCGCGTCGCTCACGTACCGGCTGTAG